One window of the Calditrichota bacterium genome contains the following:
- a CDS encoding flagellar basal body L-ring protein FlgH, with protein sequence MRKLLFAVTTGALLAWGPGSLPAQGMMGNSLYADHKAHRVGDIITVLVVEEAVASSKASTSTDKNTGVEVDVRGGMKEKSFLPLAGIRGGAGNDFSGKGQTERQGVLKARISATVVNVRENGDLEIEGSREVIVNGERELTTIRGVVRPSDISTQNTVYSYNVAEAQIAYKGSGAVHSGQKPGYLARLLNWLF encoded by the coding sequence ATGCGAAAACTGTTGTTTGCCGTGACCACTGGCGCTTTGCTCGCTTGGGGCCCAGGTTCCTTGCCGGCCCAGGGGATGATGGGCAACTCCCTGTACGCGGACCACAAGGCCCACCGTGTCGGTGACATCATCACCGTCTTGGTGGTGGAAGAGGCCGTTGCTTCCAGCAAGGCCAGCACGTCAACGGACAAGAACACCGGCGTGGAAGTCGACGTACGCGGCGGGATGAAGGAGAAGAGTTTTCTGCCGCTTGCGGGCATTCGCGGCGGAGCAGGTAACGATTTTTCCGGCAAAGGCCAGACCGAGCGGCAGGGTGTGCTCAAGGCCCGCATAAGCGCCACGGTCGTCAACGTCCGCGAAAACGGTGATCTTGAGATCGAGGGAAGCCGTGAGGTGATCGTCAACGGCGAGCGGGAATTGACCACTATCAGGGGTGTGGTGCGCCCCAGTGATATCTCCACGCAAAACACCGTCTATTCCTACAACGTGGCTGAAGCGCAAATTGCCTACAAAGGAAGTGGCGCGGTGCATTCTGGGCAAAAGCCCGGTTACCTAGCGCGCCTGCTCAACTGGTTGTTCTGA
- a CDS encoding flagellar basal body P-ring protein FlgI has translation MRNREIKAWRRRQLLQLSKALLLSACGVLHAAAFAGVRVKDLATVEGVRETPLVGYGLVVGLDGTGDGRNSMVTVRSVRNMLLRFNIEVPQERLVVRNVAAVMVTASLPPFARAGTRIDVTVSSMGDARSLEGGTLLMTPLTDHQGTVYGVAQGAVSIGGFNVETIGGERYRKNYSVVGRVPLGLLVERDAPTWLPQGGLLTLALKEPDFTSAMRVAAAIDSALGQKVSKALSASTITVAVPGEFQDEAGMVRLVATIEGLEVSPDQVARVVINERTGTVVVGKDVRLAEAAVSHGNLTIQVRAIPVISQPAAFSQGRTVVVPQTMTTVNENGKGSVMVMEGNATVSDLAQALNALKVTPRDMISIFQALKQAGALRADLIIM, from the coding sequence ATGCGAAACCGTGAAATCAAGGCATGGAGACGTAGGCAGCTCCTGCAGCTGAGCAAAGCTTTGTTGCTGAGCGCCTGCGGGGTCCTTCACGCTGCTGCCTTTGCGGGTGTCCGGGTGAAGGACCTGGCTACGGTGGAAGGGGTCAGAGAGACGCCTCTGGTTGGCTATGGCCTGGTTGTCGGCCTGGATGGCACCGGAGACGGCCGTAACTCCATGGTCACTGTCAGATCGGTGCGCAACATGCTCCTGCGCTTCAACATCGAGGTGCCGCAGGAGCGGTTGGTGGTGCGCAACGTGGCCGCAGTCATGGTCACCGCCTCCTTGCCTCCCTTCGCCCGGGCCGGTACGCGCATCGATGTGACCGTCTCGTCCATGGGCGATGCCAGGAGTCTGGAAGGCGGCACCCTGTTGATGACGCCGCTGACGGACCACCAGGGCACGGTCTACGGCGTCGCCCAGGGGGCGGTGTCCATCGGCGGCTTCAACGTGGAGACCATCGGCGGGGAACGTTACCGCAAGAACTATTCGGTGGTCGGACGGGTACCGCTGGGGCTGCTCGTCGAACGGGATGCGCCCACCTGGCTGCCGCAAGGTGGCCTCCTGACGTTGGCGCTGAAGGAGCCGGATTTCACCTCGGCGATGCGCGTGGCCGCAGCCATAGACAGTGCCTTGGGGCAAAAGGTGAGCAAGGCATTGAGCGCCAGCACCATTACCGTCGCCGTTCCAGGAGAATTTCAGGACGAGGCTGGTATGGTGCGTTTGGTAGCCACCATTGAGGGGCTGGAGGTCAGCCCCGACCAGGTAGCACGGGTGGTCATCAATGAGCGGACAGGGACCGTGGTGGTGGGAAAGGACGTGCGCCTTGCCGAGGCGGCGGTCTCCCACGGCAACCTCACCATCCAAGTGCGTGCCATTCCAGTCATCTCCCAACCTGCTGCCTTCTCACAGGGGCGGACAGTGGTGGTCCCCCAGACCATGACCACGGTCAACGAGAATGGTAAAGGGAGCGTCATGGTCATGGAAGGCAATGCGACGGTGAGCGATCTGGCCCAAGCCCTGAACGCTTTGAAGGTGACGCCGCGGGACATGATCTCCATCTTTCAGGCCCTGAAGCAAGCTGGCGCTTTGCGTGCCGACCTGATCATCATGTAA